The stretch of DNA GCTGTTAATCTGGGTTTGTGGGACCAAGAATCGCAAGATCGTCAGTTGGCATTGATCCAAAAAACAGGGTTACCGACAAAGTTACCAATAGGAATCGATCGCGACGCGATCGTGGATGCGTTGCAAACTGATAAAAAAGTTAAAGCGGGTAAAGTTCGATTTGTATTGCCAACCCAAATTGGTGTTGTGAAAGTAACCGATCGAGTTTCTTCACAAGCAATTTCTCAAGTTTTGCAACGAATGTAGGTTTAACTGAGAACTTGCACTACTCTCAGCACTACTCTCAGCCCGCTTGGGAATCAATTCCCAGGCTGATAGCTCAAGCCCATTCAAAGTGGGCTGAAAGGCTGATTCAGTCTGATTCGTCAGACTTTGGTTGTTAGCCTGCACTTTATAGTGCAAAAGAGTGGGTAATGGATGAAATTAGGATAACATATCAGTTCAAGGAGCTTTTGTGAGGCACTCTGCTTGTATGACTCTTAAACCTTGAGTTTCAAAAACCGAACAGCGATCCGCAAGTTTTGCCATAGCAGGTACTATTCCTTGCTTGAACCTTGTTTCTGCCATTGCTGCGGCGGGTTGATACTGGTTAATCCAAAGATTATTATTAACTTCCCGCGCACCGCGATCGCTCGGTAAATAAGGCGTGAGTAGGCGATCGCGATCTACCACAAAAAAATCTACACTATATTTTTGAATAAAGCTTGACAACTGCTCGCGATCGGGGCTGTATTGAGCATCAATTAAGTCAAGCAGCCGCTGCCGTAACTCGTTGTAGTACCCTGTATGGTAGGGAATCGCAAATTCCCTTGCGACTAGTACAGAGCGATGGGAAAACGCTGGTAGATTACTTGCTTCGCGTTCTAGCGAGGCGATCGTGATATCTTTTGGCTGCTGGGCAAAGAACGCATACAATTCAGGAAACTTGCCAACTTGATAACCAGTAGCTGGAAAGTTAAAGTCTTTGCTCAATAAAAGCGCTGGGTATGAAATTAAACCTATTGCTAAAATTGCGGCAAGGAAAATTGTGGCAAAGCTTTGTTTACTCGTTGTGTTGCTTCGTGCTAACCAAATCGCGTCTATGAGTAGTAGTAAAAAAACTCCCGCAGCAACAGCTGCTATCTGTCGTACGCTAAATGTTGTGTAAAATGCAAGCAAAACTCCTAGAAGTGCTGCTAGCGAGACGGCTACAATGCTTTTTCCTAAAATACTTTGCTGCGCGCGTAGCTTGACACGAAATGCAGCATCTAATAATACAGTCAGCGCAATTCCAGCAGCGATCGCCGTTAGCATCCTTAAACTCGGCTGCGTGTAGCGACTAGGTAAATAAAGCTTAAACAGCAAAAGGTGTGCGGCTAAAAATAAGCTTACAGAGACTAAAGCTATTTGCGGCAAGATAATGACAGCGCTGGTAATCTGCTTCACAAGGGGAAAGCGAACATTGTATCGCCACATCAATGGCAACAGTAAACCAACACAAAGCAGCAATGGAAAATAGTTGTAGGGTAAGCCTCGCCACTCGCTAGGGAAAAAACCACTACGACCGGCAAACAGCCAAAACTCTCTTCGATTTGGAATAAAAAAGCTGGTGCGCCCATCAGCTGAAAATTCTGGCATTGCTTGCGCTTGTGCGAGCGTATATGTCTGCCCAAATTCAGAAGGAGTTAAGACATAAGGTAACATCACCAATACAGCTAAGCCTAAGCCGATAGCACAGAATAGATAATTTTTGCGTCGCGATAAACTTAACTTTCCGTCCCAACTCAGGATTCGTACAAACAAGATACCAGCGACAATCAGGATAAACGAGGGGTAAAATAGTCCGATGAGAAGCACAGTAGCTAGACAAGGCAGGAGCGATCGCCGCAGTAAATAGTACAAAAATGCTAAAAATAAAGGATACGCAAAAGCTCTTGCTGTACCAGTCGCTAAGTCATCCTTCAACCACAGGTTTTGATTGAGTATTAGTGTTGTCATAAATCCTGCGGTGGGTACGGGCAATATCTGCATGCTAACTCCAAAGCCGTATACCGTAGATATCAAACCCAGCACAACTGGTACAATCTTACTGACAACGACTGGATCGATGCCTGCAATTGCAAAAGCTCTGTAAAAAGCTGTATATCCTGGTGGTGCTACAGATAAATAGTAGTCTGCAATAAAATCATTGGGAAACGACGAGTCTAAAAATCGCCGCATCCAGACAACGTGTTGTCGGGCGTCATCTTGCACAACATAGTTACTGCTAAAAGCTTCATTAAGCGCTAGCAAACTGAACAGTAATGCCAACGTTATGCTCAAAGTCAACCAAAATATGAATTGACGGCTGGAAGTTTTAGTCGTTGGAGCCGTAAGAAATTTGTGCGCGCGCGTTATGAGCATAGCAGTTGATTAAAATCGAATGTGTTTAAAATAATGTTTACTTTGCTGAAGCAATACATTCGGCTTGCATAACAACTAATCCTTGAGACTCAAATACCGAACAGCGATCGATAAAAGTCGCTAAAGCTGGAACTGAACCTTGTGCGAGTTTAGCTCTAATAGTTTGAATATCAGGCTGAAACTGTCTTTGACTCAACCACCGATGGCGCGCTAAATATTCTGGTGAAAACGCGGCGCGATCTAATAACCAGAAGTCTATACCATATTTCTGAATGACGTTTTTTACAGTAGCTAAATCTAAGCTGTACTGCGCGCGCACTAAATCTGTTGCCCGCTGGCTAAATTCACGCTGGTATCCTACATGATAAGGAATGGCAAGTTCCCGACTTGCTAGGACTGACCGCTGCGAAAAGGTGGGTAAATTATCCGTTTCTTCTGTCAGCGATGCAATTACAATATCTTTGGGTTGCTGCCTGAAAAACGCATAGAGTTCTGGTACAGTACCCGTCACATAACCAGGGCTAGGAAACTCTTGTCCAGTCAATCGCAAAAAACTAGGATATAAGATCAGGGCTGCGCCTACTAATGCAGTTACACCGAAGACGAAAAATTTACGCGTCGGTTGTTCTGCCCAGCGCAACAGTGCATCTAAAATTAAGATCAGTGCTATTCCTGTAGCGATCGCTAAGACAATTCGCAAGCTATGTTGCGTGTAGCGGCTAGGCAGATAAAGCTTGAACAATACCGCGTGCGCCGCAAAAAACATAAAAAATGAGACGATCGCAATGTCAAGTAAAACTCGCGATTGCTTGACGTACTTGACTAAAGGAAATCGCTGGGGAAATAGTAATAAAATCGGCAATAAAAAACCTAACCAAATTGGTGGCGACAGCAAAAACGGCTGTATTGATGCTCTCCAAGAGGGTTGACACCATTCATCGGGTAAAAAACCGCTACGTCTACCACAAATCCAATATCTCCAAAGCCCACTTGCAAAAAATTGCGTGCGCCCTCCAGGTAAAAACTCAGGTAAGGCTCTTGCTTGCGCTTCACTAATCGTAGGACCAAACGGCGACGACTCAAGCACGTAGGGTAGCATCACCAAAAAAGCAACGACTAAGCCTGCTGCACAAAATAGATAATCGTTGCGATTTCGAGATAAACGCGGACGCGATCGCTCCCAGCGGACTAACTGTAAAATTAAGACTCCAGCTGAGATAAGTAAGGTTTGCGGATAGAATAAACCTTGCAGTGCGATCGCCACGAGCGTTGGCAGCCAGGCGCGTCGTAGAAAGTAATATAAAAATGCTAAAAATAATGGATACAAAAAAGCTCTTGCTGTTGCCGATCCTAAGTCTTCTTTAAGCCAGAGGCTTTGATTCAGCAGCAATGAAGCGATAAATCCTGCTGCGGGTACAGGAAGTATTTCTAAAGCCACACCAAAACAGTATCCAGTAGTAATTAGCCCTAGCACGATTGGCAAAACTTTACTCAAAAACAGCGGATTAACGCCGATACTTGCCATGATTTGATAGAGCGCAGTGTATGCTTGTGGCGCAACTGATTGAAAATAATCGGCAAGAAAATCGTTAGGAAACAATTCAGGGTCGAAAAACCGCTGCATCCAAAAGACGTGCTGTCGTGCGTCATCTTGCACGACATATTCACTGCTAAACGCTTGCTGTAGTCCTAAAATTCCATAAATCAGCGCAAACGTCATACTGAGGCTAAACCAGAACACAACCTGACGATTCAACGTTTTAGCCACAGGAACGGTGCAAAATTGCCGTAAATATTTATTTAACATGGCAGGTGTTATGTGCGTTTGTCGAGCATGTCAGCTAGCAGCGCGAACATCATCATCTGAGTAGCAGTCACAAAGAGAATTAACGTTCTCTCTGTTAGATCGTGGCGAATAAAGAGATCCTCACATAACGTAATGAAAAAGCCAGCAAAGAACACGCTTGCGATCGGCAAAAACACGCGTAAAGGAGCAAAATATACTCCCGTTCGCAAAATCAATTGAATAAAACGCAACGTGTCGCGAATCGGTTTAATTTTGCTTTTACCTACTCGATGATGAAAATCGATTGGCTCAAAGTGGACGATGTAGTTATTTGTCAGCATCGCCACCGTAATTGTGGTTGTAAAGCTGAACGTGTTGGGGAGAATATTTAAATACTTTTCTGCAATACTCTTGCGAAACACCCGCAGTCCACTATTAAGATCTGGAATGCGATGTCTCGTTATCCACTGGGCAAAGTGAACTAAAAACCATTTTGGAATTCTGCGAATGCGCGAATAGCGAACGTTTGCACCAATTCTCGCGCCTACAACCATATCGGCTTGAGTTGCTAACCTAACTAATTCTGGAATTCGTTCGTTAGGATACGTACCATCAGCATCGGTGATGACAATTAATGGATACTTGGCGTGTCGAATTCCTGTCTTGAGCGCTGCGCCGTATCCCCGATTGCGGCGATGATGAATTACAGTGATATCGCTACGCGTAAGTAAAATCCGGCTTGTATTATCTGTAGAACCGTCATTAACAGCGATAATCTCGTAGATGCAATCGGTGAACTGAAGTGTCTGCTGTAGATGATCGAGCGTTGCTATAATCCCATCTTCTTCGTTATATACCGGAAGAATGAGTGAAAAGGGCGGACAGCCAGAATCTGACTTCAGATCTAATGGGTAGGCGGCATCTTCATACAGTAGCTTTTCCCGCATAAAATTTTGTAACCGAATTATCTGGAGGAAATAGTAGGAAGTCGGAAACGAAGGCTTTCTAAGATATCAGGGTACAGCAAAGACGTTGCGTATGATTAATAACATTAATGGTTTCTCAATAATTCTGTCAACGCTAGTTAATTTATAGTAATTAAACTATTTATGAAATTGTCTAGCGAGCCTAGAAAGCGTGGAACGAGGATGAATTCGCATCGCCCACAACACGTGAGAAATTGCGGCTAAATTTTGACCTACTTCATAAGAATTTAGAGCGTGTTCGTAGACAAATCGTGCAAACATTTTAGGGTGAGCTTTAAATAGCGATTCGTGTTTTTGAATTAAGCGATGAAAGTTTTTCTGACGTAGTGAGGGATTCTTTGAAACGCGCGGACCTGAGTGAGAAAATAGTCTATAAGTAACTATGGGTAAACCAAGTAGCGAACAAACTTGATTAAGCCTTAAAAATAATTCAGTATGAACGCGCGAGGAAAATGATTCGTCAAATCCGCCAATTTTGAGAAGTATCTCGCGCTCTACAACTAATGTCTGTTTAGTGAAAAATGATTGTCCTGGAGCGATTGGTTCTAAGCAAAAATGCTTTCCTTTAACCAAAGTCGGCGGTAGGCGGGTACCCGTAATTTTACCATCTGCATTGAAAACTTCGATACCAGATATTACTCCTACAGGTTTTGGCAAATCTGTTTTTTCAACCGCTGCAAGTGAGACAGCAACAAGGTGCGGTAGCATTTCGTCGTCGTCATCAACAAAAGTAATCCATTGTCCGCGAGCAGCTTTAATACCAGCATTGCGGGCTGCGGCTCCGCCTTGATTGACTGTTTGACGAAGAATTCGTAATCGCGGGTGTTCTGGTAATGTCACAGGCTGCGGCGAAGCATCATCGACAACAATCACCTCAAAATCTTCTACCGTTTGCGCTAAGGCACTTTTGACAGCGCGTGGTAACAAGTCAGGTCTGTTGTACGTAGGAATAATAATACTAACTAGCGGATTGTGCATTGTTGCAGTTGCTACTATCTACTTATTTATGACCTTCCAAGTTCGAGGTTGATAAAATAAACACCTACTGATAGTCTTGTCGGCTTGAACGGTAAATCGAAAAGATTCAACAATATCAAACGAACATACACCGCTTCTAATGTAAATTTTTGCATTATACACGCCAGGTATCAAACAACAATACGGCATTTGTATTTGTATCTCTGTTGCACCTGGAGCAATTGTTAAAATCTCGTTGTCACTAGCAGAAGTGAGATATAAGACGCGATCGTTTTCGCCTGATAAAGATGTTACTAGAACGCCAACATTGGCGTTATCGATGTACTTGTGAGCGAAGCATTCTACGCATAGACTTGTAGGTTCTCCGGACATGGGAGTATCTAAGATATTTCCTTGCTCATCTTTAAAACAAACTGAGGTAATATCTAACCCAAAACTTTCTTCAGGAGATTTTTTAGGCAAAATCAGTGGTCCTGTTGCCTTTTCCATACCACTAAGACACAGGTCTTCTTCATATTTGCGTACAACTGCTTCGGTTTCTCCTGAGGTTATTAATTGACCTTTGGCTAAATAGATTGCAGTATTACAAATATTGAGAATGCTATGCGAGTTGTGCGAAACTAAGACAAAAGCAGTTCCGTTCTCGCGTAATTTTGCGAGCTTGCGGTGACATTTCATTTTAAACTTAATATCGCCGACTGCTAGCACTTCATCGATGAGTAAGATATCGGGATCTGTGTGAACGGCGCAAGCAAAACCTAGCCGTGCAGCCATACCAGAGCTATAATTTTGGACGGGAGCATCAATGGCGTCCCAAATTTCGGCAAAGTCTACAACTTCATCGAATTTTGCTTTAATTTCTTTTGTGGATAAACCCAGAATTGACATATTGGCATAGATATTTTCTCGTCCTGTCAAAATTGGGTTGAAGCCAGCACCTAAAGCAATTAATGGTGCTAATCTGCCTCGAATTTTGACTGAGCCTGTATCAGGGTTAATTAAGCCGCTAATAATTCGTAACAGCGTACTTTTTCCTGCACCGTTTGAGCCGACTAAGCCTAAAGCTTCTCCGCGTCGCAGCTGAAAACTTACGTCTTTTAATGCCCAAAATTCTTGCGATCGCAATCTGGTACTTGTTCTTTTTCTTCCTAATAACTCTGTTGTGATATCCTGAACGCCATAGAGTAAAGATCGTCTCAAGTTGCGACAAAACTTTTTAGAGATCTGCTCTACGCTGATCGCTACTTCGCTATCCTCAGGCTGAATTGCAATTTCTCTATCGCTCAATTCAGTTGTCATTAAGAGCTTATCCTTTCAATCACAAAAGGCATAGATACGCGGAATGTTATCCATGCTAGCAATAATCCCACAAAAGCAAAAAGACTTGCCACCCAAAATCCATGAGGATCGGAAACTACTCCTGTAGTTGCTAACTCGCGTGTTGTTACTAATATAGGAGTAACAGGATTAAGATTGACTAGCAGCCCAAAAGTTCCTTGACTAGGCACGGGAAACACAACTGGCGTCAGAAACAGCCAAAACCCTGTAATCATCGTTATTCCTTTGGAAACATCTTGATACAAAGCGCCGAGTGGTGCTAGCAATAGACCGAAGAATGTGCCCAACATAACTAAATGAATGAGTCCGACAACTGCTAACAGTACTGTCCATCCAACTGCAATCTGAAACCAGAAAAACAAAGCAACGAGCAGCAAGAGTTTGATACTAAAGTTAAAGAAAACTTCTCCCACTTTTGCTAATATAATTGCCTCGCGAGGAAAATTGACTCTTGCTAGCATTGGCTTTGCGACTGTTACTGCTTGCACAGGACCGTTCAAGGCTTCCACAAATGTTTGCCACAATGCTGTGCTGAACATGACGTACGCAGGATAAGGTAGGTCTGTTACGCCTACATTGATGACGTTAGCGTCATTTGCTAGTGTAAATCCTGCTGCCATGACGATTGGCGGTAAAAAAGCCCAAGCAATGCCAAGAAAAGACTGACGGTACTGTGCAGTGATATTGCGTACCATCAGCCGCCAAGCTAATTCCCGCGAAGCTAGTAAATCGCGTCCCATTTGCTTGAACAACCGAATTGGATGTCGCAGTTTACTATGGGGCGTATAAACGATTTCAGGTGGTATTCGCCGCAGGCTGGAATTTTTCAAGATCTGTCCTCTGACGCACCTTTAAACTGTTGTTGGGGTCTTTTGTTGCAGAAGTTGGGGTGTTTGACTTTGTTCTACTAGAGGCTGTTTGCGGGCATAGCGATCGGTAAGATATTTGTTGAGCGTCTTATCGATATTCACGAGCAGCTCTTCTACTTTTTTACTTGGGCGCTTGAGAACCATCTTGCTGATCTTTTGGCTGAAGGGTTTAATGATTGTCATTTTTCTGCGCCAGCCTAAACCGTTGTACCGATTTTTGAAGTACTCATCCTCGGTAAGGTTCCATTTATCGCGCAAACGATGTAAACTTGCTAGTTCCCATGCATCGCTCCACCGCAGCATATAGAAGGGTATGTCTGTTAATTCTAGGGGAGGTCCTGGTACATAGGTCACGAGCGAATCCGGTTCGAGGTAAACATTTCCGCCTGCTTCCATGACAGTCATGCAGAAGTCTACGTGTTCTTTTGTATTTAACAGCGCTTCATCGAGCATTCCTACTTTTTCAAAGATCGCTGTTCGTACCATCATGCAATGAAACTCAGCAAGTCCGGTTTGTTGTCTTTGCAGTTGCGGACGCACATCAGCCACTTTGCGCCCTTGCTTGTAGATTTTTTCAATAATCCGGCGGCGCGTGCGATCGCCTTTGGTTTCGATTTTGACTCCCGACTCTCCGCCCGCGCAGTGAACTTCTTCATGCACTGGTTCGCCTTGGCAAATAAGCGGACTTACGATGGTTGCGTTGGTTTCTTCTGCACACTTTACGAGTTGTTGCAGCCAACCCGGCGTAACGACGACATCGTTATCGATAAAAACTACATATTCAGTGTTAACCTGCGCTAATCCCAAGTTTCTAGCTTTATTAGGAGAGAGATAGTGTTCGGTGCGAATCAGTTGAAATTGCTTTTCCTGGGCTTGTTCTTCTAAATAACGTTTAATTTTTGCTGGCGAACCACCATCAACATATACCAACTTGAAGGGGATCTGCGTGTTTTCGTAAATACTTTCTAACGACGCTTGCGTACAGCTGAAACGTTCGCGCGGTGAGACAACGATTGTAACTTGTGGTTCTGACATTGCTAAAAACTCCCTTCTTTGTTTGTCGTTGCAGATAATTGTATATATTTGTAAAGGTTAGTAGCGATCGCAAGTTGTACTCAGCTAAGTCTTAACTTCTGTATTATTCGCTACATTACTTGTCTTTAGAGAACTTCTACGCACAAAACCTTGTGTTAGTAATTGTTGATAGATTTCTACTAGTTCATTATTGAGTTTCTGAAGATCGTAACCTGCTTCTACTTGTGCGCGAGCCGCGCGTGTCACTGAATCCCAAATTTGGGGATTATCCAAAAGATAGGTTATCTTCTGGGCGATCGCACCAGCATCGCGCTCTGGTACTAAAAATCCTGAGACATTGTCCTCTATTAGCTCAGGAATTCCTCCGTGATACGTAGAAATGACAGGTATCCCGATTGCCATTGCTTCTTTTAATACATTTACTGGAGCATCTTGATCGCCATTTTTAGCAGTTACACTCGGTGCGACAAATATATGCGATTTTTTAAGAATTTCAATAATTTCTTCTTGATCTTTCCAGCCGAGCAACTTAACTCGATCGCTGACACCCAAATCTGTAATCAACTGTTGCAATTGTTGCTTTAGCGGTCCATCACCGATTATTTTATACTCAATATTCGGCTTTGATTTAATTAATTCGGCGATCGCTCTGATTGCATATTCTATACCTTTTTTTTCAACAAGACGTCCATTTGTTACAATTTGAATTTTATTAGCAATATCTATCTTAGGAGGGTTAAAAATAAATCGCTCGCAGTCTAAGCCTGAGCGATGTACCATGACTTTATCTTCTGGACAACCTAACTTCAAAAGGCGCTGTCGAAAATACTCGCAATTGGTCAAAAAGAAATCACCTACATTAAATAGTTGATCGTATACGCCATTGCCATATTGCTGAATAAATTCACTGATATCAAAACCCCGAAAGGAAACTACTAATTTTCCCTGCATTAACCCAAACTTTCGCAGGATCATAGCTTCGATGCCACACGGACCAAACTGGCAATGAACAATATCATACTGGCGTGGTTTACCTAACAGTGGAATAACTCTGTATAAGGGTCGCAAGGAGATAGCCCGCTTGCCATGTTGAAAAACATTCAGCGTTCTCAACCAAATTCCAGGACTTTTATTCAGCTTTGTTGCTAGCAAACTAGACGCTTTGAGGTACCGCCATAAAAGATTTTTAGGTAAATCGGGAATAGAGTAGTAATACGTTCTTGCTAACAATTGATATTTTTCAACATCTGGATGCACTTTAGAAGCTTTGACTTCTGATTCTTGGAAGGCATAAATATCAACTGAATGACCGCGTTCAATTAATCCAGTAATTTGATTAAGAATAAATGTTTGCGATAATTCAGGAAAGCCTAAGACAACGAAGGCTATTTTCATACCAAATTGCTCATTTGTGTTTACCCGACTACCCTCGCACGCACTTATTTCTTAGCCAAGATAATCTAACTGTACCCAGTTCTTCAGCTAGAGTCTAGCAGTTTTCTCAAGGAATATTATGAGAACCTTCTCATTTTTTGAGCAAGAAATTAATTTTCGTTTGGTCAACGAATTTTAAGCAAGCAAAACAATACTTTTCATAATTACGACATTGCAGCAAGAAACAGTCCTATAACAGTATACAGTTATATTTTTTTACAAAACCCACAGAAATGATTTACAGCTAACTGAGTCACAACGTAGGTTCTTCAGCAACCCAGCCAAGCGAGGAGTTATAGCGAACTT from Chroococcidiopsis sp. TS-821 encodes:
- a CDS encoding glycosyltransferase family 2 protein, coding for MREKLLYEDAAYPLDLKSDSGCPPFSLILPVYNEEDGIIATLDHLQQTLQFTDCIYEIIAVNDGSTDNTSRILLTRSDITVIHHRRNRGYGAALKTGIRHAKYPLIVITDADGTYPNERIPELVRLATQADMVVGARIGANVRYSRIRRIPKWFLVHFAQWITRHRIPDLNSGLRVFRKSIAEKYLNILPNTFSFTTTITVAMLTNNYIVHFEPIDFHHRVGKSKIKPIRDTLRFIQLILRTGVYFAPLRVFLPIASVFFAGFFITLCEDLFIRHDLTERTLILFVTATQMMMFALLADMLDKRT
- a CDS encoding glycosyltransferase family 2 protein; translated protein: MHNPLVSIIIPTYNRPDLLPRAVKSALAQTVEDFEVIVVDDASPQPVTLPEHPRLRILRQTVNQGGAAARNAGIKAARGQWITFVDDDDEMLPHLVAVSLAAVEKTDLPKPVGVISGIEVFNADGKITGTRLPPTLVKGKHFCLEPIAPGQSFFTKQTLVVEREILLKIGGFDESFSSRVHTELFLRLNQVCSLLGLPIVTYRLFSHSGPRVSKNPSLRQKNFHRLIQKHESLFKAHPKMFARFVYEHALNSYEVGQNLAAISHVLWAMRIHPRSTLSRLARQFHK
- a CDS encoding ABC transporter ATP-binding protein, with protein sequence MTTELSDREIAIQPEDSEVAISVEQISKKFCRNLRRSLLYGVQDITTELLGRKRTSTRLRSQEFWALKDVSFQLRRGEALGLVGSNGAGKSTLLRIISGLINPDTGSVKIRGRLAPLIALGAGFNPILTGRENIYANMSILGLSTKEIKAKFDEVVDFAEIWDAIDAPVQNYSSGMAARLGFACAVHTDPDILLIDEVLAVGDIKFKMKCHRKLAKLRENGTAFVLVSHNSHSILNICNTAIYLAKGQLITSGETEAVVRKYEEDLCLSGMEKATGPLILPKKSPEESFGLDITSVCFKDEQGNILDTPMSGEPTSLCVECFAHKYIDNANVGVLVTSLSGENDRVLYLTSASDNEILTIAPGATEIQIQMPYCCLIPGVYNAKIYIRSGVCSFDIVESFRFTVQADKTISRCLFYQPRTWKVINK
- a CDS encoding ABC transporter permease; its protein translation is MPPEIVYTPHSKLRHPIRLFKQMGRDLLASRELAWRLMVRNITAQYRQSFLGIAWAFLPPIVMAAGFTLANDANVINVGVTDLPYPAYVMFSTALWQTFVEALNGPVQAVTVAKPMLARVNFPREAIILAKVGEVFFNFSIKLLLLVALFFWFQIAVGWTVLLAVVGLIHLVMLGTFFGLLLAPLGALYQDVSKGITMITGFWLFLTPVVFPVPSQGTFGLLVNLNPVTPILVTTRELATTGVVSDPHGFWVASLFAFVGLLLAWITFRVSMPFVIERISS
- a CDS encoding glycosyltransferase family 2 protein, with the protein product MSEPQVTIVVSPRERFSCTQASLESIYENTQIPFKLVYVDGGSPAKIKRYLEEQAQEKQFQLIRTEHYLSPNKARNLGLAQVNTEYVVFIDNDVVVTPGWLQQLVKCAEETNATIVSPLICQGEPVHEEVHCAGGESGVKIETKGDRTRRRIIEKIYKQGRKVADVRPQLQRQQTGLAEFHCMMVRTAIFEKVGMLDEALLNTKEHVDFCMTVMEAGGNVYLEPDSLVTYVPGPPLELTDIPFYMLRWSDAWELASLHRLRDKWNLTEDEYFKNRYNGLGWRRKMTIIKPFSQKISKMVLKRPSKKVEELLVNIDKTLNKYLTDRYARKQPLVEQSQTPQLLQQKTPTTV
- a CDS encoding glycosyltransferase, with product MKIAFVVLGFPELSQTFILNQITGLIERGHSVDIYAFQESEVKASKVHPDVEKYQLLARTYYYSIPDLPKNLLWRYLKASSLLATKLNKSPGIWLRTLNVFQHGKRAISLRPLYRVIPLLGKPRQYDIVHCQFGPCGIEAMILRKFGLMQGKLVVSFRGFDISEFIQQYGNGVYDQLFNVGDFFLTNCEYFRQRLLKLGCPEDKVMVHRSGLDCERFIFNPPKIDIANKIQIVTNGRLVEKKGIEYAIRAIAELIKSKPNIEYKIIGDGPLKQQLQQLITDLGVSDRVKLLGWKDQEEIIEILKKSHIFVAPSVTAKNGDQDAPVNVLKEAMAIGIPVISTYHGGIPELIEDNVSGFLVPERDAGAIAQKITYLLDNPQIWDSVTRAARAQVEAGYDLQKLNNELVEIYQQLLTQGFVRRSSLKTSNVANNTEVKT